In Alteromonas sp. V450, the following proteins share a genomic window:
- the merP gene encoding mercury resistance system periplasmic binding protein MerP, with the protein MKKLLITTLLLISSTATFAKDVTVTLEVPSMDCVTCPITVEKALERVKGVKQVEVTFENKLAVVTFDDEITNPDALTKATKNAGYPSLVKS; encoded by the coding sequence ATGAAGAAGTTATTGATTACAACTTTATTGTTGATAAGCAGCACGGCGACGTTTGCAAAAGATGTAACTGTTACGTTAGAAGTTCCGTCTATGGATTGTGTAACGTGCCCGATAACAGTAGAAAAAGCACTTGAGCGCGTTAAAGGCGTTAAACAAGTGGAAGTGACATTTGAAAATAAACTTGCTGTTGTAACATTTGACGATGAGATAACAAATCCTGATGCACTAACAAAGGCTACAAAGAATGCTGGTTATCCTTCATTAGTGAAGTCGTAA
- a CDS encoding DUF3703 domain-containing protein, whose protein sequence is MNFTQAAKPYILQKLSAAHQSLSNNDNKAGFKALEDAHVIGQHSTYHHTRVHYEMLKFGIERRDLKEIFGQIFRMLGALTKTPIGLLPEGNTGGANVSPFKSMSISPENKAILEKIRNAQS, encoded by the coding sequence ATGAATTTCACTCAAGCAGCAAAACCTTACATACTTCAAAAACTGAGCGCCGCGCATCAATCCCTTTCGAACAATGACAATAAAGCAGGATTTAAGGCCTTAGAGGATGCTCATGTCATCGGTCAGCACTCAACATACCACCACACACGAGTGCATTATGAAATGCTTAAATTTGGAATAGAACGCCGCGACCTTAAAGAGATATTTGGACAAATTTTTAGAATGCTAGGTGCGCTGACTAAAACTCCAATTGGCTTATTGCCTGAGGGCAATACTGGTGGGGCAAACGTGAGTCCATTCAAGTCAATGTCTATTTCACCCGAAAACAAAGCCATATTGGAAAAAATTAGAAATGCACAGTCATAA
- a CDS encoding efflux RND transporter periplasmic adaptor subunit — MNKFTIQKVLISIFTLSLYSLTAIAGGKHSDVSSSDQDNHAGEVVRMSNETAIQNGISATPVLARDIALTSTLYGRISADPASLSHIRARFDGVIKDVKVNIGDSVKKGDILAVVESNESLKSYSITSPFDGNVIARHANNGELSNGQVLFSLANYKNVWAQLTVFSQMLSSIKVGQSVELSHAGFNQTSKIAYITPSADGNPHSLANVAVDNSTGYWPLGTLVKAQVTTSTKSVSHSVPLSSVQEYEAKQVVFVVEGDEYAPRAVELGVSDGHYIEVISGLEAGERVVASNSYIIKADLEKSEAGHDH; from the coding sequence ATGAATAAATTCACAATACAAAAAGTACTTATTTCTATCTTCACCCTTAGCCTTTATAGCCTAACCGCAATCGCAGGAGGTAAACACAGTGATGTAAGTTCCAGCGATCAAGACAATCACGCAGGTGAAGTCGTAAGAATGAGCAATGAAACAGCAATTCAGAATGGTATTTCTGCAACTCCCGTGCTCGCACGCGATATTGCGTTAACGAGTACGCTTTATGGGCGAATTAGTGCAGACCCCGCCTCATTAAGTCATATAAGAGCACGGTTTGACGGTGTTATTAAAGATGTAAAAGTCAACATTGGCGATTCCGTTAAGAAAGGTGATATTTTAGCGGTTGTTGAGTCCAATGAGAGTTTAAAAAGTTATTCCATCACGTCACCTTTTGATGGCAATGTGATTGCGCGACATGCGAATAATGGTGAGTTATCAAACGGGCAAGTACTTTTTTCGTTAGCTAACTATAAAAACGTATGGGCACAGCTGACCGTTTTTTCACAAATGCTTAGCAGCATCAAGGTTGGACAGTCAGTTGAACTAAGCCACGCAGGTTTCAACCAAACCTCCAAGATTGCATATATTACGCCTTCAGCTGATGGCAATCCACACTCTCTTGCCAATGTAGCTGTCGATAATAGTACTGGATATTGGCCACTCGGTACGCTGGTCAAAGCACAAGTTACGACGTCAACTAAGTCAGTAAGTCATTCGGTTCCTCTATCTTCTGTGCAAGAGTATGAAGCCAAACAAGTTGTTTTTGTGGTTGAGGGTGATGAGTATGCGCCCAGAGCGGTAGAGCTTGGTGTCTCAGATGGTCACTATATCGAGGTTATCAGTGGCCTTGAAGCAGGCGAACGCGTCGTGGCTTCCAATAGCTACATAATTAAAGCAGATTTGGAAAAATCGGAGGCAGGCCATGATCATTAA
- the cadR gene encoding Cd(II)/Pb(II)-responsive transcriptional regulator, whose protein sequence is MKIGLLAAKTGLSIQTIRFYERKSLLAAPERTASNYRSYSEDALKQLLFIKQCRALDMTIEEIKLVLETRANPENSCENVNTTIDKHVDDIEHRIAELKVLQETLISIRSACDHDKKVKECGVLHQLDSIAEVCSSSTEK, encoded by the coding sequence ATGAAAATTGGGCTTCTGGCAGCTAAGACAGGGTTAAGTATTCAGACAATTCGTTTTTATGAGCGTAAATCACTATTGGCTGCACCTGAGCGAACGGCATCGAATTATCGAAGCTACTCTGAAGATGCACTGAAGCAGTTATTGTTTATAAAGCAATGTCGCGCATTAGATATGACAATCGAGGAAATTAAATTAGTACTGGAAACCCGAGCAAACCCAGAGAATAGCTGCGAAAACGTTAATACTACAATAGATAAGCATGTTGACGATATCGAACATCGGATAGCTGAATTAAAAGTACTACAAGAAACACTGATTTCAATTCGTTCTGCTTGCGATCATGATAAGAAGGTTAAAGAGTGCGGGGTATTGCATCAATTAGATAGCATTGCAGAAGTGTGTTCTTCTAGTACGGAGAAATAG
- a CDS encoding cation diffusion facilitator family transporter: MHSHNHSHSQENSTDASKRIGWAFFLNVVFTVIEFIGGWLTNSTAIMADAVHDLGDSLSIGTAWGLNKLSDKDSNQTFSYGYKRFSLLGALINGIVLTVGSIWILLEAIPRLAEPEMPQVEGMVLLSIFGMAVNGFAAYKLSEGDSLNERVLNWHLLEDVLGWVAVFIVSIVLMFKPWPILDPILSIGFTLFILFNVFRNLKETLMLFLQATPDEEQLSKIRSDLLANDKVSDLHHFHIWSLDGERNVMTVHLVLDEDVSLEHLQSLKENIHSSLEKYKFEHTTVELEFANEQCRDEVN; the protein is encoded by the coding sequence ATGCACAGTCATAACCATTCACACTCGCAAGAGAATTCAACCGACGCGTCTAAACGTATTGGATGGGCGTTTTTCTTAAATGTGGTGTTCACTGTTATTGAATTCATTGGTGGATGGCTTACCAACAGCACCGCTATTATGGCTGACGCAGTGCACGATTTGGGTGATAGTCTTTCCATTGGTACAGCGTGGGGATTAAACAAGCTTAGCGATAAAGATTCTAATCAAACATTCTCATACGGCTACAAAAGATTTTCCTTACTCGGTGCATTGATTAACGGTATTGTGCTGACGGTAGGCTCCATTTGGATATTGCTTGAAGCGATACCTCGTTTGGCTGAGCCTGAAATGCCCCAAGTTGAAGGGATGGTTTTATTGTCTATCTTTGGGATGGCAGTAAACGGCTTTGCGGCTTATAAACTGAGTGAGGGAGACTCATTAAATGAGCGAGTCCTCAACTGGCATTTGCTGGAAGATGTGCTTGGTTGGGTAGCAGTATTTATCGTGTCCATCGTCTTAATGTTTAAGCCTTGGCCTATTTTAGATCCAATCTTATCCATTGGCTTTACTTTGTTCATCCTTTTCAATGTGTTCCGCAATCTCAAAGAAACCCTAATGCTGTTTTTGCAAGCAACGCCCGATGAAGAACAGCTTTCAAAGATTCGAAGCGATTTACTGGCAAACGATAAGGTAAGTGATCTTCATCATTTTCATATTTGGTCTCTAGACGGTGAGCGTAACGTAATGACGGTCCATCTTGTTCTTGATGAAGATGTCAGTCTTGAGCACCTCCAATCACTCAAAGAAAACATACACAGTTCGTTAGAAAAGTATAAATTTGAACATACGACAGTTGAGCTGGAGTTTGCTAATGAACAATGTCGTGACGAAGTGAATTAG
- a CDS encoding GDCCVxC domain-containing (seleno)protein, protein MAKIEFSSTITCPHCDYSQQEEMPTTACQFFYECTKCKTLLKPLSGDCCVYCSYGTVKCPPIQEGNSCCN, encoded by the coding sequence ATGGCGAAAATAGAATTCTCATCGACGATTACTTGCCCACATTGCGATTACAGCCAGCAAGAAGAAATGCCAACCACTGCATGCCAATTTTTTTATGAATGCACTAAATGTAAAACACTGCTAAAGCCTTTGAGCGGCGACTGCTGCGTTTATTGCTCATATGGAACAGTGAAGTGCCCTCCAATTCAAGAGGGCAACAGTTGTTGTAATTGA
- a CDS encoding TolC family protein — protein MKMFPIFGHASAIVCSCILGLLLSPPTAHAAKTNRFVDKSVQAPIRETLTLEDAIRLTLANNPSLYEFKFKQRVIDGESKTAALKPALNAGVELENFLGTGEVSGLKELEVTLTLSSVLQLNDKLAARLNVLSERRIQQDVEKRILTLDILGELNRRYIKVLVLQANLDVIKDAEALALYTLNAVTKRVEAGASPLLEQKRAQAALAQAKLDVNLAQQDLTFALRSLSIMWGEQVPSFKRVEGDLFAFNKIESFDALAVAIQNSPHIDLYAKQSRVQAAQLRLVQANNRADIEWSAGLRRMQGIDETALVAGVSVPLFQKERNLGEYEANRARLDAIEQQRQSNVRSLLHSVNQALGEHTRALLEIDTLQRKVIPPLKGALDLVENAYLEGRFSYLEWVTTRQEFLTTRLTLIEAASQVHLSKTEIETLTGLALTNEHNDDSFHPSHKSNWQQSSNISIRSHDYE, from the coding sequence ATGAAAATGTTTCCTATTTTCGGGCATGCATCTGCCATTGTGTGCAGTTGCATACTGGGCTTATTACTCAGTCCACCGACCGCTCATGCGGCGAAAACCAACAGATTTGTAGACAAAAGTGTCCAAGCGCCCATACGAGAAACGCTGACTCTTGAGGACGCTATTAGACTAACACTTGCCAATAATCCAAGTCTGTATGAGTTTAAATTTAAACAACGTGTTATAGACGGAGAGTCAAAAACGGCGGCGCTTAAACCCGCATTGAATGCAGGGGTTGAATTAGAGAACTTTTTGGGAACTGGCGAGGTATCAGGTCTCAAAGAGCTTGAAGTTACCTTGACATTATCATCAGTGTTACAGCTCAATGATAAGCTAGCAGCAAGGTTGAATGTACTCTCTGAACGAAGAATACAGCAAGATGTTGAAAAGCGAATACTCACCTTAGATATCCTCGGTGAGCTTAATCGTCGTTACATCAAAGTACTCGTATTGCAGGCGAACTTAGACGTCATAAAAGATGCAGAGGCACTTGCACTTTATACATTGAATGCCGTAACGAAACGCGTTGAAGCAGGCGCGTCCCCCTTGTTAGAACAAAAACGTGCCCAAGCTGCGCTGGCCCAAGCAAAGCTCGATGTTAATCTAGCTCAACAGGACCTAACGTTTGCCTTGCGCAGTTTATCCATCATGTGGGGGGAGCAGGTACCGAGCTTTAAGCGTGTGGAAGGCGATCTTTTTGCTTTTAATAAGATTGAGTCGTTTGATGCGCTGGCAGTCGCAATCCAAAATAGCCCTCACATTGACCTATACGCTAAACAAAGCCGTGTGCAAGCGGCGCAGCTTCGTTTAGTGCAAGCGAATAACCGCGCTGATATTGAGTGGTCAGCGGGGCTTCGCAGAATGCAAGGTATTGATGAAACAGCACTGGTTGCCGGAGTAAGCGTTCCATTGTTTCAAAAAGAACGAAACCTTGGTGAATATGAAGCAAACAGGGCACGTCTTGACGCAATAGAGCAGCAAAGACAAAGCAACGTTCGAAGCCTATTACATTCAGTTAATCAAGCGTTAGGCGAACATACACGAGCATTGCTAGAGATTGACACACTTCAGCGCAAGGTGATTCCTCCGTTAAAGGGCGCGTTAGATTTAGTCGAGAACGCCTATTTGGAGGGCCGTTTCAGCTACTTGGAATGGGTAACTACTCGACAAGAATTTCTGACAACCCGGCTGACATTAATAGAGGCAGCGTCTCAAGTTCACTTAAGCAAAACAGAAATTGAAACACTCACAGGTCTCGCGCTGACGAATGAGCACAATGATGACTCATTTCACCCAAGTCACAAAAGCAATTGGCAGCAGTCATCTAACATTTCGATAAGAAGTCATGATTATGAATAA
- a CDS encoding cation transporter, with amino-acid sequence MSGCGCEIEIKDQEQKAVLYWLLGINAVMFIIEMSVGLLADSTALIADSLDMLADAVVYGVGIYAVGKTIVHKANAAKVSGYFQLALGLLILFDIARRATFGSGPESMLMMGMGGVALIANVICLAIIRKQKNGEVHMRASWIFSANDVIANIGVILAGVMVYLFDTRWPDLVIGFIVSIVVLRGAVLILKDARQEFRENSSTNGEIV; translated from the coding sequence ATGAGTGGTTGTGGGTGCGAAATTGAGATAAAAGACCAAGAACAAAAGGCAGTTCTCTACTGGCTATTGGGCATCAATGCTGTGATGTTTATCATTGAAATGAGTGTAGGGTTACTCGCTGACTCAACAGCACTTATTGCAGACTCCCTTGATATGTTGGCTGACGCAGTCGTTTACGGTGTTGGTATATATGCAGTAGGGAAAACAATTGTTCACAAAGCCAATGCTGCAAAGGTAAGTGGATATTTTCAATTGGCATTAGGCCTATTAATTTTGTTTGACATAGCTCGTCGCGCAACCTTTGGAAGTGGGCCTGAATCTATGCTTATGATGGGCATGGGCGGTGTTGCACTTATCGCTAACGTTATATGTTTGGCGATAATCAGAAAACAAAAAAATGGCGAGGTGCATATGCGAGCAAGTTGGATATTCTCGGCAAACGACGTCATTGCAAACATAGGAGTGATATTGGCGGGTGTGATGGTTTATCTATTCGATACTCGTTGGCCTGATTTGGTCATAGGTTTTATTGTGTCTATCGTTGTGTTACGAGGCGCAGTCTTAATTCTAAAAGACGCCAGACAGGAATTCCGTGAAAACAGCTCGACGAATGGAGAGATCGTATGA